The window ATCGATGCCGAAGTAGTGAAAGCATCCCAATATGGAATTGTGCTATCTGTTTGATTTAAAATTATGGAATAAATTAGAAAAATCATTAAAGTTACAAATGTTAGAATTAGTGCAGATTTAAGTTTTGTTTTCGATACCTTTAATTCGTTTTCAGAGCCATCGTTTTTGTTGCCCGACCAAATAATCCAACCGTAAATGCTTATAAAAACATAATAGAACTGCAAAGACATATCGGCATAAAATTTAGAAACAAAAAAAACATATATATATAGTATAGAAGAAATTATTCCGAGTGGCCAAAGCCAAATATTTTGTTTTACCGAAAAATATAAATACAATAATCCTGAAATTGTTCCAAGAACTTCAAGGTAATTTTCTGTAAACCAGTCTATAATGATTTGATACATTTATGTTCGTTTAATCCTTAAATCTCAAGATTTCAAATCAACTAATTATTTGTTTGAATCATCTTATTTAATCCGTCGCTGGAATAGACTTTGTAATTCCCGTTTTCATCAGAATAAATAAAGTAAACCTCAAGCCAATTATTTTTTTCTACAAAATCTATACTCTTCGTTAATCCCATGACCATGAATGCAGTAGCATATGCATCGGCTGTCATGCAATCCTTGGCAAGAACTGTTGCGCTCAACAAATTATGTTCGACAGGAAAACCGGTTTTCGGATCTATTGAATGAGCATATTTAATTCCATCTTTTTCAAAATACTTTCTATAATTTCCTGAAGTTGCTAAAGCCTTGTTATTCAATAATATAATTTCCTGAATTTGCCTATTTGCTGCTGTTGAGTCGTCAATTGGTTTGTCGATCCCAATTCGCCAAAATGTCCCATTTTTGTTTTTCCCTTTTGCTTTTAGTTCTCCACCCAATTCTATTACATAATTGTTAATTCCTTGTTTCTCAAAATATTGCACTAGCACATCAACAGAATATCCTTGAGCAATGGCGTTCACATCAAGCTTAATATTTGGATTATCTTTGATAACAGTATCGCCGGAAAGTCTAACTTTTTCATAACCGATAAATTCTAACAGACTATCAATTTTATGACTATCAATCTTTTCTTTTTTTTCATTTCCGAAACCCCAAGCATTCACAAGTGGCTTGACTGTGATGTCAAAAAATCCATTA is drawn from Bacteroidota bacterium and contains these coding sequences:
- a CDS encoding FAD:protein FMN transferase; translation: MKIKVAIISVLGFLVFFSCEKKQTNYDYIEGFTQGTTYHITYCSDNAKVEKTKVDSILNDFDLSLSTYKPQSIISKINRNEKNIVVDDYFKTVFFKAKEISEKTNGFFDITVKPLVNAWGFGNEKKEKIDSHKIDSLLEFIGYEKVRLSGDTVIKDNPNIKLDVNAIAQGYSVDVLVQYFEKQGINNYVIELGGELKAKGKNKNGTFWRIGIDKPIDDSTAANRQIQEIILLNNKALATSGNYRKYFEKDGIKYAHSIDPKTGFPVEHNLLSATVLAKDCMTADAYATAFMVMGLTKSIDFVEKNNWLEVYFIYSDENGNYKVYSSDGLNKMIQTNN
- a CDS encoding nicotinamide mononucleotide transporter, with protein sequence MIIDWFTENYLEVLGTISGLLYLYFSVKQNIWLWPLGIISSILYIYVFFVSKFYADMSLQFYYVFISIYGWIIWSGNKNDGSENELKVSKTKLKSALILTFVTLMIFLIYSIILNQTDSTIPYWDAFTTSASIVATWMLAHKKIEHWIIWIIVDLVSLGLYIYKGLYATSFLFFIYSLIAVIGYFEWKKEYQKNLKL